From Saccharothrix espanaensis DSM 44229, the proteins below share one genomic window:
- the trxA gene encoding thioredoxin, producing MAGATVPVTKDTFFENVLQSEKPVLVDFWATWCGPCKMVAPVLEEIAAEHAEKITVAKLDIDANPSIARDYQIMSVPTMILFQGGKPVKQIVGAKPKAALLNDLSDVLA from the coding sequence ATGGCAGGCGCCACCGTGCCGGTGACGAAGGACACGTTCTTCGAGAACGTGCTCCAGAGCGAGAAGCCGGTCCTGGTCGACTTCTGGGCCACCTGGTGCGGCCCGTGCAAGATGGTCGCCCCGGTGCTGGAGGAGATCGCGGCCGAGCACGCCGAGAAGATCACCGTGGCGAAGCTCGACATCGACGCCAACCCGTCGATCGCGCGGGACTACCAGATCATGTCGGTGCCGACCATGATCCTGTTCCAGGGCGGCAAGCCGGTGAAGCAGATCGTGGGCGCGAAGCCGAAGGCGGCGCTGCTCAACGACCTGTCCGACGTTCTCGCCTGA